A window of Planctomycetaceae bacterium genomic DNA:
AAGTTTACAAAATGAGCGTAACAAACTCATTGGGCTGCGGACAGCAAAAAGGTTATCACGAATCGTATCGAGGCGTAGATGTCGAAGTGAATCTTCTGAAAAAAATCCGTCTCGAAGTCGCAGTCAACGAAGGGTTCGTTGAAAAAACCATCAAAGCCATTATCGATGGCGCCAGGACAGGGCAAATCGGCGACGGCAAAATATTTGTTCTCGAACTGCCGGAGTGCATTAGAATCCGCACAGGCGAACGAGGAGGTGAAGCTATTGGCTGATATTCTAACATTAAACAGTCGTCCATAGAAACAGGCACCACTTCCAACAGTGCCAAAGATTTAGGGGCTTTGTGTAAGGGCAAAGTCCCTATTTCTGTATATTTAAAAACTACAAAATTGTCCGTACAGTGAATATAATCTACAAAATTGTATTAAATAAGTTTTTAATATATTTTTAACCACCAACGCACAAATACTTAGACGGCAGACACTTACGATAAACGATATTCACTGGCACACTTCTTGCATTAATACAAATAAGTTAATTATGTATTTTTGTTTATAGAAAGGAAGTGGTGCTATAATGGTCAGCGCTCGTACATTGTTAATTTGTGGAGTATTGTTGCTCATCTCATCGTCAGCAAGTTTTGCCGGCGACTCCCCCGCTCCGTCAATCGACACAGGCGACACGGCATGGATGCTCATGGCGACAGCATTGGTTATGCTAATGACGCCGGGGCTTGCATTTTTCTACGGCGGCCTGGTTCGCAGAAAAAATTATTTGAGTATCCTGATGCAGTGTTTTATCGCACTGGCATTGATAAGCATTCAATGGGTGCTGTTCGGCTACAGTTTATCGTTCGCACCGGGAGCAAGCTGGATTGGCGGCCTGCAATGGTTCTGCCTTAAAGGCGTAGGACTTGAACCATATCCCGACTACGCGGCAACAATTCCACATCAATTATTTATGATGTTCCAGGCAATGTTCGCAATTATCACTCCCGCCCTTATAATTGGAGCGTTCGCGGAAAGAATGAAATTTTCAGCGTTTCTGCTTTTCACTCTGCTTTGGGCAACATTCATATATGACCCTGTCGCACACTGGGTATGGGGCGTCGGCGGATGGCTTAGAAATCTGGGCGCACTGGATTTTGCAGGCGGTACCGTTGTTCACATCAACGCTGGTATCGCGGCATTGGTTAGCGCAATTGTTATCGGCAAAAGAACCAGCTATATAAAATATTCAGTAGCTCCGCACAATCTTCCGTTCAGTGTACTGGGCGCAGCATTGCTGTGGTTCGGCTGGTTCGGCTTCAACGCAGGAAGCGCACTTGGCGCAAACGGCATTGCAGTCAACGCGTTTGTCGTAACCAACACCGCAGCGGCAGCGGCGGCATTAAGCTGGGCTTTCCTTGACTGGATATTCAATGGCAAACCGACAATGCTCGGTACAATTTCAGGTGCGGTCGCAGGTCTTGTCGCCATCACACCGGCGGCAGGCTACGTCGGCGTTGGCTCTGCGATAATAATCGGCCTGCTTGTCAGTGTGTTCTGCTTTATCGCGGTAAGCTTTATCAAACACAAATTAGGATACGATGATTCACTTGACGCCTTCGGCGTGCACGGTATAGGCGGTATTTGGGGATCGCTGGCGACAGGATTATTCGCGTCAAAAGCTGTTAACCCCGCAGGCGCAGACGGCCTTTTTTTCGGCAACCCGCATTTGCTGTTGGTTCAGTTCGGCGCAACAGCAGTAACGATAGTTTACGCTTTTGTCGGAACTTTAATTATCTACAAAATAATCGACGCATTGATCGGCGTACGAGTCGCGGATGAAGACGAGGCAATCGGCCTCGACCTTACCCAACACAACGAACGTGCGTACACAATGCTTGAGTAATATCAAATAACTGAAAGGATAAAATACAATGAAACTTGTAATTGCTGTAATTCAGCCGCATAGACTCGAAGAAGTAAAAGAAGAACTTTACAAAGAAGAAATAAACCTGATGACTGTAAGCGAAGTGCTCGGCCACGGCAGACAAAAAGGCGTTACCGAAGTTTATCGCGGAATGAAAGAAACAGGAAATCTGTTACGAAAAATCCGACTCGAAATAGCGGTAAATGATAATTTCGTAGAGCGTGCAATCTCTGCAATCGCCAGAGGCGCAAAAACAGGCAAAACCGGTGACGGCAAAATCTTTGTCGTTGAATTGCCCGAATGCGTCAGGATTCGTACCGGCGAAAGAGGCAGCGAAGCTATCGGTTAATTCCACCTGCCGACATACTTGTCGAATATCGAGACAAATATGTAAAAAATACAAAAATGTAGTTTTATTAAGAAAAAACTACATAAACGTAAACATTCAACTTTTCTGTTGAAATTAAATTGTGATGTAATATCTTTACCAGTAATGCCATACGGAATTTTTTATCCGTCCGGTAATACTGGTATAGAAATTGCATAAAATATTAGGTGTTTGAAGGTGTTTAAAACTTTTTAGGAGTATGAAAATGACTGAAAACTGTGAATCGGTTACGGCCGTATTCGGTAAGAATGTGTTCAACGACGTTGTTATGAAAGAACGTCTGCCAAAGGTAGTATATAAAGAGTTCAAGAAGACAATCGCCGAGGGCAGATTCCTCGATATGGCACTGGCCAACATAGTCGCCAATACGATGAAGGATTGGGCAATCGAAAAAGGCGCAACGCACTTCTGCCACTGGTTCCAGCCGATGACAGGTTTGACTGCTGAAAAGCACGATTCATTTATCTCGCCGACTCCTGAAGGCACAACCATTATGGAGTTCAGCGGCAAGGAACTCATTCAGGGCGAACCTGACGCTTCGAGTTTTCCGTCCGGCGGATTGAGAGCTACATTCGAAGCTCGCGGTTATACAGCATGGGACTGCACAAGCCCGGTATTCATTAAAGAAACCGGCAAAAATATCACGCTGTTTATTCCGTGCGCATTCTGCTCATATCACGCAGAAGCACTCGACAAGAAAACTCCCCTGTTGCGTTCAATGGACGCACTGAACAAACAGGCTCTTAGGGTTTTGAAGGTATTGGGCAATACAACAACGAAAATCGTCAACGCTACATTAGGTCCGGAACAGGAATACTTCCTGATTGACAAGAAGTACTATGAAAAACGGCTCGACCTTATGCTGACCGGCAGAACACTCTTCGGCGCAGCGACTCCTCGCGGTCAGGAAATGAGCGATCACTATTTCGGCTCACTGCACGAAAGAATCGCGTCTTATATGCACGATTTAAATTTCGAGCTTTGGAAACTCGGCGTTTCAGCCAAGACACAGCACAACGAAGTATCGCCTGCACAGTATGAGCTTGCTCCGGTATTCAGCACCGTGAACGTCGCGACGGACCACAATCAGCTCGTGATGGAAACGATGCAGAAAATCGCATTAAGACACAATTTCGTCTGCCTGCTTTATGAAAAACCATTCAGAGGCGTTAACGGCTCCGGCAAACACAATAACTGGAGTATGTCAACTGACGACGGTCTGAACCTGCTCGAACCGGGCAGCACACCGCACGATAATATGATATTCCTTGTTATGCTTTGTGCGGTTATCAAAGCGGTTGATAAATATGCCAAGCTGCTCCGCGCAAGCGTCGCTTCGCCGGGCAACGACCACAGACTCGGAGCTCACGAAGCACCGCCCGCAATCGTGTCGATATTCCTCGGCGACCAGTTGACAGACATTGTTGAACAGCTCGCAATCGGCAGCGCAAAGGCTTCAAAGGCCGGTGGTCAGTTGAAACTCGGCGTATCTTCTCTGCCGCAGCTTCCGAAAGACAGCACCGACAGAAACAGAACTTCGCCGTTCGCTTTCACAGGCAACAAGTTCGAGTTCCGTATGGTTGGTTCAAGCCAGTCAACAGCAGGCCCGATGTTCGTATTGAACACCATCGTGGCACAATCTCTGATGGAAATCGCGGATGAACTCGAAAAGAGCAGCAATGTAAAAGCTACCGCACAGAAGATTCTGACGAAAATCGCAAAGGAAAACAGCAGAGTCATCTTCAACGGCGACAACTACACTGAAGCATGGGCAAAGGAAGCTGAAAAACGCGGCCTGCCGAATATTAAATCGTCTGTTGACGCGACAAAAATTATTGCTGACGAAGAAAACATTAAATTGTTTACAACGCACAAAGTGCTGTCAAAGCCTGAACTGAAGGCAAGAACTGAAATTCTGCTCGACGCATACAGCACGACAATTATTATCGAAGGCAAGACGGCTTTGAACATGGCACAGCGTCAGATTTTGCCGACAGCAATTGAATATGCTTCAAAACTGGCAAAAGCTATCGATCGTATCAGTAATGCCGGCAGCAATCCTGACACCGAGAAAACTATTCTCGACAAGACCTGCAAACTCATTACAGACCTTAATAACAGCATGGAAGAACTGAAAAATGCAATTTCCAAGGCAAATGACATTGACAGTACCGCCAAAAAAGCGGAAACTTGCAGAGATACTATAGTAGTCGGTATGAATGCGGTCAGAAAAGCCTCTGACGAACTGGAGTTAATCGTTGACGCGAAAATGTGGC
This region includes:
- a CDS encoding P-II family nitrogen regulator, producing MKLVIAVIQPHRLEEVKEELYKEEINLMTVSEVLGHGRQKGVTEVYRGMKETGNLLRKIRLEIAVNDNFVERAISAIARGAKTGKTGDGKIFVVELPECVRIRTGERGSEAIG
- a CDS encoding glutamine synthetase III, coding for MTENCESVTAVFGKNVFNDVVMKERLPKVVYKEFKKTIAEGRFLDMALANIVANTMKDWAIEKGATHFCHWFQPMTGLTAEKHDSFISPTPEGTTIMEFSGKELIQGEPDASSFPSGGLRATFEARGYTAWDCTSPVFIKETGKNITLFIPCAFCSYHAEALDKKTPLLRSMDALNKQALRVLKVLGNTTTKIVNATLGPEQEYFLIDKKYYEKRLDLMLTGRTLFGAATPRGQEMSDHYFGSLHERIASYMHDLNFELWKLGVSAKTQHNEVSPAQYELAPVFSTVNVATDHNQLVMETMQKIALRHNFVCLLYEKPFRGVNGSGKHNNWSMSTDDGLNLLEPGSTPHDNMIFLVMLCAVIKAVDKYAKLLRASVASPGNDHRLGAHEAPPAIVSIFLGDQLTDIVEQLAIGSAKASKAGGQLKLGVSSLPQLPKDSTDRNRTSPFAFTGNKFEFRMVGSSQSTAGPMFVLNTIVAQSLMEIADELEKSSNVKATAQKILTKIAKENSRVIFNGDNYTEAWAKEAEKRGLPNIKSSVDATKIIADEENIKLFTTHKVLSKPELKARTEILLDAYSTTIIIEGKTALNMAQRQILPTAIEYASKLAKAIDRISNAGSNPDTEKTILDKTCKLITDLNNSMEELKNAISKANDIDSTAKKAETCRDTIVVGMNAVRKASDELELIVDAKMWPLPTYAEMLFGK
- a CDS encoding ammonium transporter, which codes for MLMATALVMLMTPGLAFFYGGLVRRKNYLSILMQCFIALALISIQWVLFGYSLSFAPGASWIGGLQWFCLKGVGLEPYPDYAATIPHQLFMMFQAMFAIITPALIIGAFAERMKFSAFLLFTLLWATFIYDPVAHWVWGVGGWLRNLGALDFAGGTVVHINAGIAALVSAIVIGKRTSYIKYSVAPHNLPFSVLGAALLWFGWFGFNAGSALGANGIAVNAFVVTNTAAAAAALSWAFLDWIFNGKPTMLGTISGAVAGLVAITPAAGYVGVGSAIIIGLLVSVFCFIAVSFIKHKLGYDDSLDAFGVHGIGGIWGSLATGLFASKAVNPAGADGLFFGNPHLLLVQFGATAVTIVYAFVGTLIIYKIIDALIGVRVADEDEAIGLDLTQHNERAYTMLE
- a CDS encoding P-II family nitrogen regulator — translated: MKLIVAYIQPHKLNDVKQSLYKAEVYKMSVTNSLGCGQQKGYHESYRGVDVEVNLLKKIRLEVAVNEGFVEKTIKAIIDGARTGQIGDGKIFVLELPECIRIRTGERGGEAIG